In Arthrobacter sp. StoSoilB5, one genomic interval encodes:
- a CDS encoding serine protease inhibitor, with protein MVSPDNSGYDVHLTVTLTEAPGATPTEFYLRSAKGILSSEPDAIESNLPDAGAALAAVEQFGEEVFFPVPRPDRICTQQYGGPQVAVVTGWFRGRRVHSQLSRTDGCEIARWRSMAPLLGGTEGSTGAI; from the coding sequence ATGGTTTCCCCCGACAACAGCGGGTACGACGTCCACCTCACGGTCACGCTGACTGAGGCACCTGGCGCCACACCCACAGAGTTCTACCTGCGCTCCGCAAAAGGAATACTCTCTTCGGAGCCGGACGCCATCGAGTCGAACCTACCGGACGCAGGCGCAGCCCTTGCCGCCGTCGAGCAGTTTGGCGAGGAAGTGTTCTTCCCGGTTCCACGTCCGGACAGGATCTGCACGCAACAGTACGGCGGCCCCCAGGTGGCCGTTGTGACAGGTTGGTTCCGTGGGCGGAGGGTCCACAGCCAGCTGAGCCGGACCGATGGTTGCGAAATCGCACGCTGGCGCAGCATGGCACCGCTCCTGGGCGGCACAGAAGGATCCACCGGCGCCATCTAG
- a CDS encoding 3-methyladenine DNA glycosylase, translating into MEAAHHARVARYADPYLARRSAGQKHPVEDFLFTYYTQKPGQLLRWHPGDGVVLSGERVLERANWKFYRLLDDGHLAAVGLPPGTPAVTFDRDSFMAQRAEAVSFAGIILTGTAKRPAQFGCFGLHEWAMVYRQEKFELRHEYLQLRLGGEGTDTVVEENRIRCSHFDAFRFYTPDAIPLNELTPTRENQRTMEQPGCLHANMDLYKWAYKLTPALPSELVMDCFELSWRIRIMDMQASPYDLEEWGYPPIRIETPQGKAEYVEYQRAFAAESQALRARVLQAIEPLL; encoded by the coding sequence ATGGAGGCAGCACATCATGCACGCGTCGCGCGCTACGCGGACCCATATTTGGCACGCCGGTCGGCCGGACAGAAACACCCCGTGGAGGACTTCCTCTTCACGTATTACACCCAGAAGCCTGGCCAACTGCTGCGCTGGCATCCCGGCGATGGCGTAGTGCTGAGCGGCGAGCGCGTCCTTGAGCGCGCCAACTGGAAGTTCTACCGCTTGCTCGACGACGGCCACCTTGCAGCAGTCGGACTGCCGCCAGGTACGCCCGCGGTCACCTTTGACCGGGACAGTTTCATGGCCCAGCGCGCCGAGGCTGTCAGTTTCGCCGGTATCATCCTCACCGGCACCGCGAAGCGTCCCGCGCAGTTCGGCTGCTTCGGCCTCCATGAGTGGGCCATGGTGTACCGGCAGGAGAAATTCGAACTTCGGCACGAGTACCTGCAACTGCGCCTGGGCGGCGAGGGCACTGACACCGTGGTGGAGGAGAACCGCATCCGTTGTTCCCACTTCGATGCCTTCCGCTTCTACACACCGGACGCCATCCCGCTCAACGAGCTCACGCCCACACGCGAGAACCAGCGCACCATGGAACAACCGGGCTGCCTGCACGCCAACATGGACCTGTACAAGTGGGCCTACAAACTGACGCCTGCGCTGCCCAGCGAGCTGGTGATGGACTGCTTCGAACTGTCGTGGCGGATCCGCATCATGGACATGCAGGCCTCCCCTTATGACCTCGAAGAATGGGGCTACCCGCCCATCAGGATCGAGACACCGCAGGGCAAGGCCGAGTACGTTGAGTACCAGCGGGCTTTTGCTGCCGAATCCCAGGCGCTGCGGGCCCGCGTGCTTCAGGCAATCGAACCGCTTCTGTAG
- a CDS encoding SSI family serine proteinase inhibitor, with the protein MRSRRFDRAPQTARAPQTVWPLLAARPLLAVLVLAGLAGCSGTPAPGGSSSATSVSPSSVSPSTASPSGTQSNPAPTEVPTTLGPDDTTPDPSLPGMTPTPGQGNAELSITVLQSAEAAPQNYTLVCINGSPAAESKHPTADAACKALKDNPSLLNPAPIKTDQACTQQYGGPQTAKVTGAVDGVEVDASYSRTDGCQIALWDAASAIIGSSGGAA; encoded by the coding sequence ATGCGCTCGCGCCGCTTCGACCGGGCCCCACAGACTGCCCGGGCCCCACAGACCGTCTGGCCCCTACTGGCTGCCCGCCCCCTACTGGCTGTTCTGGTCCTCGCCGGACTCGCCGGCTGCTCGGGTACCCCCGCCCCGGGCGGGTCGAGCAGCGCTACCTCCGTGTCGCCGTCGTCCGTCAGTCCAAGCACCGCCTCCCCGAGCGGCACGCAATCCAACCCCGCGCCCACCGAGGTGCCCACAACCCTCGGCCCTGACGATACGACGCCTGACCCCAGCTTGCCCGGAATGACGCCCACACCGGGACAAGGCAACGCCGAACTGTCCATCACGGTGCTGCAGTCAGCCGAGGCAGCACCGCAGAACTATACGCTGGTCTGCATAAACGGCTCCCCGGCAGCCGAAAGCAAGCACCCAACCGCAGACGCGGCCTGCAAGGCCCTCAAGGACAATCCGTCGCTCCTGAACCCTGCCCCGATCAAAACCGATCAAGCCTGCACGCAGCAGTACGGCGGCCCGCAAACAGCCAAGGTGACTGGCGCCGTTGACGGCGTGGAAGTCGATGCCTCCTACAGCCGCACCGACGGTTGCCAGATCGCCTTGTGGGATGCGGCCAGCGCGATCATCGGCTCCAGCGGTGGAGCAGCCTAG
- a CDS encoding MarR family transcriptional regulator, which translates to MTHAIETTQETDDLLLERQLCFALTVASRSVVGIYKPILEQLGLTHPQYLVMLALWERSPRTLKDISDTLLHEPATLSPLLRRLEEAKLITRERVAGNERALAVKLTEQGAALREQATAVPGTIRERLQLSREEVAELHQAMTGLIAATQRSGS; encoded by the coding sequence ATGACTCATGCCATCGAGACCACCCAGGAAACTGACGACCTCCTCTTGGAGCGTCAACTGTGCTTCGCGTTAACCGTTGCCTCGCGGAGTGTTGTGGGCATCTATAAGCCCATCCTGGAACAGCTCGGACTGACCCATCCGCAATACCTCGTGATGCTGGCGCTCTGGGAGCGGAGTCCCCGGACACTTAAAGACATCAGCGATACCCTCCTTCACGAGCCCGCCACCCTGTCCCCACTCCTCCGCAGACTTGAAGAAGCCAAGCTCATTACCCGCGAGCGCGTGGCGGGCAATGAGCGCGCGCTTGCAGTCAAGCTAACGGAACAGGGAGCAGCGCTGAGGGAGCAGGCAACCGCGGTTCCTGGCACCATCCGGGAGCGCCTGCAGCTCAGTCGCGAGGAGGTGGCCGAACTCCATCAGGCAATGACAGGCCTCATCGCCGCCACCCAGCGCAGCGGCTCCTGA